In the genome of Sphingomonas sp. LR60, the window ACATGACGAAGGTAAGCGGCGACCCGGCACGGGCGGCACGCGCGATCTCCAGATGAAGCGCCTCCTCCATATAGCGGCGATTGTGCAACCCGGTCAGGGCGTCCCGGACCGTCTGCTCCTTCAGGTCGCGCTGCAGGCGATGGTTGACCAGCGCAGACGCAATATTCTCACCCAGTGCTGCCAGTCGGAACGCTTCCTCACTCCCGATGATGCCCTGAAGGAAGAGCAGTCCGATGACCTCGCCGCCGGCGAGCAATGGCTCGCAGCGATAGGCGCCCGCGTCTGCAACGGCATGGCGGCATGCCACCTCGCGCCCATCGCCGAGGACGACATGACCCTGCCCCAACCGCAGCGCCCAGCAGTCGTCCGGACCGAAGTTTTCGGGCAAAGCATCGCTCACGCCCCAGCCCGCCAGACGGACGAGCAGGTTGCGGGAATTGTTGTGCGCATAAAGCGCGCCCGCGACGCCGGGCAGCACCTGCGGAACGAAACAGTCGATGATCTGCGCCAACTCGGCGTCGGTCCGTGCAGCCTGCAGCCGATGCGCCATCTCGCCCAACCGCTCGATCACCTGACCACGCGCCTCCAGCGCACCGTGCTGCGCGAGCAGGTCGGCGTTGGCGGCTTGCAGCCGGCTGTCGGTTTCGCGCTGATCGTCGACCGCCTGGGCGAGCCGATCCGCCATGCGGTTGTATCCCGACGCCAGCCGATCGAACTCGTCCGATCCGGTGCGGGCGGTCAGTCGTTGCCCGACCTGCCCTTGCCCAAGCGCCTCCATCGCCTCGAGCGTGCGCCCGAGCGGACGCCGCACGCCAAGCGACATGGTCGCGATCAACGACGCGAGAAGCGCCGCGACGAGCAGTCCGCCGCCCAGCGCGACATATTTGGTCCACGCCAGACGCTCGTCGGCCTCGTAGCCGCGTTGCGCGAGCAGATCGCGCTCGCGTTGCAGCAGCGCGCCGGCTTGCCGATCGACCTGCGCCATCAGTTCGCGTCCCCGCCCCCGGCGATCCCCCGAACCGCGACCGCGAAGTCGCCCCTGCGCGCCAGGCGCATCGACTCCCGGGTGAACGCCACCTTCCTCGATCCGGCATCACGGACCGCAATGGCGCGTTCGTTCTGAAGCGCATTGTCGCTGGTGAGCCGAACGAGCTGATCCAGCTGGCGCGATACATCGGACAGTCGCTGATCGACGGTGGTGGCGAACCGCTCATCATGCGTGAGCAGGTAGCCACGCTGCCCCGATTCCGCCTCACGCAGCTCCTCCAGCGCTTCGTCGAGGACGACAATGACCTGTTGCGAATGGCTCACCCAGGCAAAGCTTTCCCGCGTGCTCCAGGAGGATTGGAGCAGGACCGCCACCAGGCAGAGCAGCGCCGTCGCGATCAGGCCGCCAATGGCTGTCACACGGGATATCAGCGAAGTGAACACAGCGGTTGATCCAGATCAAAATGCCGGCTCGGTCTACAAATCCATTGTTCGCAATTGGTTAATTGGCGTGAGCCCGGTCGATCTGCTGCCGGGGAACGTCACTTTCTTAGAGCGAAGGCGATGATCTTTCCGCCGGGTGCGTGTTTCGGATCCTTGCCACCCCCTGCCGCGATCACCACGAACTGGCGGCCGCCGACGGCGTAGGTGGCGGGGGTCGCCAGTCCCGCCGCCGGAAGTTGCGTCGACCACAGCAGGCGCCCGCTTCGCTTGTCGAAGGCGCGAAAGCGTCGATCGAAGACGGTCGCGCCGATGAACAACAATCCGCCTTTCGTCACGACGGCGCCGCCATAATTCTCGCTGCCGGTCTCTGCCGGCCCAAGCTCGGGATAGCGTCCGAGCGACCGTCGCCACACCCATTTGCCGGTGTTGACGTCAAGCGCCGCCAGCGTGCCCCACGGGGGCGTCAGCGCGGGATAGCCATCCGGATCGAGCAGCCGTTTGTAGCCGTCGAAGACATAGCGCTCGCCGAAGTCGATGGCACCGACGCCAAGCTCCTTGCCGTCGCCGCCGATCGGCGCGTCCTTCCCGGTCATCAGGAACGTGGTCAGCGCCGCGATTTGCTCATTCGACAACGTGCCGCCGAAGCCGGGCATCCGACCGCCGCCCTGTCGGATCTGCGTCTCGATCTGCTCGCGGCCTAGCCGGTCGCCAATATCGAGCAGGGCCGGAATTTGCGGCGCATTGCCCTCGCGGTCGCCGCCGTGGCACGCGGCGCAGCTATTCAGATAGAGCGCCCTGGCTCCCGATCCCGCCACCTTCGCCGGACGCGGCTTCAAACGGAGATGCCACGCCATCTCGTTCGCGTTGACGTACAAAAGGCCGGTGTCCGGGTCGTAGGCCGACCCGCCCCACTCGGCACCGCCGTCCATCCCCGGCAGCAGCACGGTGCCCTGCAGACTGGGAGGGTCGAACGGGCCACGATTGCGCATGCCCGCCAGCGTCGCGCGCACCGCCGCATTTGCGGCGGGGGTGCGGCGGGTGATCATGTCGGGGGTGAAAAGCTGCCGCGCGAAGGGTGCGATACCGGTCGGCATCGGCTGGGTAGGCCAGGTCTGCTCGCCAGGGATGTCGGTCTGCGGAACCGCGCGCTCCGCGATCGGGTAGAGCGGCTTGCCCGTGTGACGATCGAAGATGAAGACCAGCCCCGACTTCGTCGTCTGCGCGATCGCCGGCACGCCCTTGACGGTGACCAGCGTCGGCTGCGCCGGAAAGTCGCGGTCCCATAGGTCGTGATGTACGGACTGAAAATGCCAGCGGCGCGTGCCGGTGCGCGCGTCCAGCGCCACCAGGCTATTGGCGAACAAATTGGCGCCCAGCCGGGTGGGTCCGTGATAATCGCGTTGCGCCATGCCACCCGAAGCGGTCGGCAGGAAGACGAGCCCGCGATCGGTATCGACGGTCATTCCGGCCCAGACATTGGCGCCGAATTCGGTCTTCCACGCGTCGCGCGGCCATGTCTCGTGTCCCGGTTCGCCCGGGTGAGGGATGGTATGGAACGTCCAGCGGATCGCCCCGGTTCGCACGTCGAACGCCCGCACGTCGCCGGGCGTGTTGCCCGTCGAACCCATGATGATCAGGTCTTCGTAGATCGCGCCGGGCGTCACGTTGTTGACGGTGATGCTCGCCGGCGGACGGCCCAGCCCATTCCGCAGGTCCACCCGTCCGTTCGTGCCGAACGCCCGATCCGGCTGGCCGGTGTCGGCGTCGACCGAGATCAGATCGTGGCCGAACGTGAACAGGATCCGGCGCGCGTCACCGCCGCTCCAGTAGGAAACGCCGCGCAGTCGCTGCCGCGTCGCGACCGGAACCATCGCCGGATTATAGGCCCAGCGCTTACGGCCCGTCGCCGCGTCGAGCGAGATCAAGCGGCCTTTGGGAGAGACGACGAACATCTGCCCCGCCACGATCAGCGGGTTGCCCTGCATGTCGGATTGCGACGCCCCTGCGCCGAACGCGTCGCCGGTCTCGTACGTCCAAACCGGCACCAGCTGGCCGACATTGGCCGCGTTGATCTGGTCGAGCGTCGAATAATGCGTCGCCGCGGGGTTGCCGTGATAATAGGGCCAGTCCCGCCCGGATGACGCGCCGCTCGCGGCCGATGCCCCGGGCGGCACGCCTTCAACGTTGGCGGCCAGTACCGCGCCGGCGAAGCCGACCGCGAGCAGCACGGCGGCGGCCCGTTCCATTTGCGTCAACTGCACGATGCACTCCGATATGGCGACGGCGCAGTCCGCGCGCCGCAGCCTTTCGCAATAGTTGCCGCCCTTCCGGAACTTGGCAAGACATGCGCCGGCTCGAAACAAGTATCCGGCGTATCCATTACTGCCCGATTCTTGCTGTTCTCCGCTTGGTCAAGACCCCCGCGACCTTGGTCGCACGCTACTGAAAGCCAGTCGACAAATTGATGGAGGTCATGACATCGGAGTCAGGTCGACGGGCAATGACTGTTGGCGGTTCTGTCGTGACGTTCGCTTGCAGCGCCTCGCGCGCGATCCGAACGATCGGCGATGCCCGCCTTTCTCCCGTTCGACGCGCATGAGGAGGGGGTTTGCATGATCAAGGACAATAGGCGCTCGTCACGACGGCAGGCGTATCGACACATGGCGAGCGGGATCGCCGTGACGATCGCAATGCTGGCCGGCGGCAGCGCACATGCGCAAACGCAGACGCAGACGCAGACTGCGGAGCAAGCGTCCGCGGCCGAGTTGCCCGTCGAGCAGGCGCAGGAGCCGGCGACGACCGACGGCGACGTGGTCGTGACCGGATCGCGCATCACCTCCAGCGGCTTCAACGCTCCGACGCCGACCCAAGTGATCGGTTCGGCGGATCTGCAAAGGCTGGCCCAGCCCAACATCTTCAACGCCGTCACGCAATTGCCGTCGCTTCAGGGCTCGACCGGTCGCGCCACCTCGGTCGGCAGCACGTCGAGCGGTATCCAGGGGCTGAGTTCGTTCTCGCTGCGCGGGCTGGGTGCGATCCGCACGCTGACGCTGCTCGACGGGCAGCGTTTCGTCGGCGCCAATTATTCCGGCGTTCCCGACGTCAGCCAGTTTCCGCAATTGCTGGTGCAGCGCGTCGATGTCGTGAATGGCGGCGCATCGGCGTCGTATGGCTCCGATGCGGTCGCCGGCGTGGTCAATTTCGTCACCGACAAGCGCTTCACCGGGTTCAAGGCGAACATCCAGGGCAGCGTCACCACTTACGGCGACGATGCGGGTCTCACGGCGCAGGCCGCTTGGGGCAAAGCCTATTACGAGGACCGCCTGCACGTCGCGGTCAGCGCCGAATATGGACGCCAGGGCGGTGTCCCGAACCCGGGCTTCGGGATCGTCGGCGCGAACGGTCGCGATTGGTACAATTCGCCGGCCTTCATCCAGACCGGTGTCACCACCACCCCCGCCGGGCAGCCGCGCATTTTCTACATCCAGAACGCGCAGCAATATCAATATTCGAAGTTCGGCCTGATCACATCCGGCCCCCTGCAGGGCACCGCGTTCGGCGCCAACGGACAGCCGTATAAATTCCAGTACGGATCGAACGGCGTGCCGACCGGCACCGGCGCGGTGACCGGCTGTACCCCGTCATTCTGTTCGGGTGGCGATACCAGCGGCGTGGTCGGCGCGGGCACCAGCCTCGCCTCGAAGCTGGAGCGTATCAATTATTATTCGCGCGTCGGGTTCGACTTCGCACCGAACAACGAAATCTACTTCACCTTCAACGGCTCGCGCGTCAGTTCGGAGAATTCACCGAACCCCGGCTATGCACAGCAGGCCAATCTCACGATCCAGTGCGGCGTGAACAACGCGAACGCCAATCCGTTCGTGCCGCAGTCGATCCAGCAGGCGTGCACCAACGCCGGCATCACCCAGTTCCAATACGGCTCGGCGCTGGCGCAGCTCGGCGACTTCATCGAAGTGAAGCCGGTCCGCACCAACCTGCGCTACGTCGTCGGGGCCAACGGCAAGTTCCGCGGGCTGGGTACGGAGTGGAGCTACGACGCCTATTACGAATATGGGCGCAACTACACCGACCTGCATGTCGACAACATGCTCAACATCTCGCGCTTCCGCACCGCCTATCAGGCGATCCGCCTGGCAGACGGCACGATCGGTTGCGCCAATGCCGCCGCGCGCGCCGCAGGGTGCGTGCCGCTCAACATCATCGGCGACGGCGGCGTGACCGAGGCGGCGCTGAACTACGTCAAGCCGGCGATCGGCCCGTATCAGCACACATGGTCGTCGCAGAACGCCGGCGCGGTCAGCCTGAACGGCCAGCCGGTCTCCACCTGGGCAGGGCCGCTGTCGGTGGCGATGGGTTACGAATATCGCCGCGAATGGTATCGCACGAAGGCCGATCCCTATGGCAACGGCGTGAGCGCGGAGAACCCGAACACCAGCGACTATCCCGCCGATCCGACGCAGAATACGCGCACCGGCGGCAATTGGTATGCGGGCAATTACAAGAACGGCACCGGCAGCTACAACGTCCACGAGGGCTTCCTCGAACTGGACATTCCGATCTCGAACGAGGACCAGATCGGGCGCGCCAATCTGAACGCGGGCGTTCGCGAAACCCATTACAGCACCTCGGGCTGGATCACGAGCTGGAAGGTCGGCGCCACTTGGGACACGCCGCTGTCCGGGCTCCGACTGCGCGGCGTCACGTCGCGCGACGTCCGTGCGCCCAATCTGTCGGAGCTGTTCCGTACGCCAACGTTCGCGAACGCGACCTACCTCGACCCGCGCCAGCCCGGTGCGTCACCGACCGCCGGGCAATTCGTGCAATCCCCGTCCAATACGATCGGCAACACCGCTCTGAGGCCGGAGACGTCGCGCAACACCACCGCCGGCTTCGTCTTCGACGGGCGCACCGCCGGCTTCCTGCCCGGCTTCAACGCCTCGTTCGATTATTACCATATCAAGGTGAGGGGCATCATCACGCCGTTCAGCGGGCAGTCGGCGATCAACCAGTGCTTCCTGCAGAACCTTTCGCAATTCTGCGGGTCGTTCAACCTCGACATCGCGGCGGGGCCGCTGTTCGTGAACGAGCAATTGTTCAACTTCGCGCAGGTCCGCACCAACGGCTTCGATATCGAGGCGAGCTATCGCCGGCCGCTCAGTGGGATCGGCCTGCCCGGCTCGTTCACGATCCGCGGACTCGCCACCCGCACGCTTCATTACACCGAAACCTCGGGGCTGCCGGGCTCGATCCCGTCCGAGCAGGCGGGCAACAACCGTGGCAACGTGCCCGACTGGAAGGTCTTCGCGATCCAGAGCTGGGACACGGACACGCTGTCGCTGTCGGTAGCGGAGCGCTGGTTCTCGGATGGCGTCTATTCGAACGAATATATCCAGTGCACGCCGGGCAGCTGCCCGACACCGGATCCGACCGGCAACATCGCCACCATCGACAACAACCGGATGCCGGGCGCGCTCTACATCGACCTGGGCGGTTCGTACAACATCACCCGCAACATCTCGGCTTATTTCAAGGTCGACAATCTCTTCAACAAGGCGCCGGAACCATCGCCGCAAAATGGCGTCACTTACGGGTTCAATCCTGCGCTATACGACGTTCTTGGCCGGACCTTCCGCGCCGGTGTTCGGCTTACGCTGTAAGCCTCTTTCGCCTGCGTACATTTGGCGGCTCCCAAGCTCCGGCTTGGGAGCCGCTGTTCGCTTCCTTACTGGACTTGCGGACGCATGATCCCCGTCGTTTGTTAAGCATCTGATTGCCGCTACCTTTGGCAAGTGTCACACAGGCGACGTGGACCACCTGAAGCGCCGATCGTTGAAGCAATTGGCCGCGGCGGCGATCGCGGGCGCGCCGCAATCCGCGCCGGCCGCAGCTCGGCCGTTGTCGAACGATGCCGCGGTCCGCATGTCAGCCTATGATCCGGTGTGGACGACACCGAGCCGGCATGCCGGCGAGTCCATGCCGTGCGGCGCTGGCGATATCGGGTTGAACGTCTGGGTCGAAGACGACAACCTGTTGTTTTACGTCGCACGCAGTGGCGCATTCGACGAAACCAACAGCTACCTGAAGCTCGGCCGCGTGCGACTGCGGCTC includes:
- a CDS encoding TonB-dependent receptor plug domain-containing protein, with the translated sequence MPAFLPFDAHEEGVCMIKDNRRSSRRQAYRHMASGIAVTIAMLAGGSAHAQTQTQTQTAEQASAAELPVEQAQEPATTDGDVVVTGSRITSSGFNAPTPTQVIGSADLQRLAQPNIFNAVTQLPSLQGSTGRATSVGSTSSGIQGLSSFSLRGLGAIRTLTLLDGQRFVGANYSGVPDVSQFPQLLVQRVDVVNGGASASYGSDAVAGVVNFVTDKRFTGFKANIQGSVTTYGDDAGLTAQAAWGKAYYEDRLHVAVSAEYGRQGGVPNPGFGIVGANGRDWYNSPAFIQTGVTTTPAGQPRIFYIQNAQQYQYSKFGLITSGPLQGTAFGANGQPYKFQYGSNGVPTGTGAVTGCTPSFCSGGDTSGVVGAGTSLASKLERINYYSRVGFDFAPNNEIYFTFNGSRVSSENSPNPGYAQQANLTIQCGVNNANANPFVPQSIQQACTNAGITQFQYGSALAQLGDFIEVKPVRTNLRYVVGANGKFRGLGTEWSYDAYYEYGRNYTDLHVDNMLNISRFRTAYQAIRLADGTIGCANAAARAAGCVPLNIIGDGGVTEAALNYVKPAIGPYQHTWSSQNAGAVSLNGQPVSTWAGPLSVAMGYEYRREWYRTKADPYGNGVSAENPNTSDYPADPTQNTRTGGNWYAGNYKNGTGSYNVHEGFLELDIPISNEDQIGRANLNAGVRETHYSTSGWITSWKVGATWDTPLSGLRLRGVTSRDVRAPNLSELFRTPTFANATYLDPRQPGASPTAGQFVQSPSNTIGNTALRPETSRNTTAGFVFDGRTAGFLPGFNASFDYYHIKVRGIITPFSGQSAINQCFLQNLSQFCGSFNLDIAAGPLFVNEQLFNFAQVRTNGFDIEASYRRPLSGIGLPGSFTIRGLATRTLHYTETSGLPGSIPSEQAGNNRGNVPDWKVFAIQSWDTDTLSLSVAERWFSDGVYSNEYIQCTPGSCPTPDPTGNIATIDNNRMPGALYIDLGGSYNITRNISAYFKVDNLFNKAPEPSPQNGVTYGFNPALYDVLGRTFRAGVRLTL
- a CDS encoding outer membrane protein assembly factor BamB family protein, which encodes MQLTQMERAAAVLLAVGFAGAVLAANVEGVPPGASAASGASSGRDWPYYHGNPAATHYSTLDQINAANVGQLVPVWTYETGDAFGAGASQSDMQGNPLIVAGQMFVVSPKGRLISLDAATGRKRWAYNPAMVPVATRQRLRGVSYWSGGDARRILFTFGHDLISVDADTGQPDRAFGTNGRVDLRNGLGRPPASITVNNVTPGAIYEDLIIMGSTGNTPGDVRAFDVRTGAIRWTFHTIPHPGEPGHETWPRDAWKTEFGANVWAGMTVDTDRGLVFLPTASGGMAQRDYHGPTRLGANLFANSLVALDARTGTRRWHFQSVHHDLWDRDFPAQPTLVTVKGVPAIAQTTKSGLVFIFDRHTGKPLYPIAERAVPQTDIPGEQTWPTQPMPTGIAPFARQLFTPDMITRRTPAANAAVRATLAGMRNRGPFDPPSLQGTVLLPGMDGGAEWGGSAYDPDTGLLYVNANEMAWHLRLKPRPAKVAGSGARALYLNSCAACHGGDREGNAPQIPALLDIGDRLGREQIETQIRQGGGRMPGFGGTLSNEQIAALTTFLMTGKDAPIGGDGKELGVGAIDFGERYVFDGYKRLLDPDGYPALTPPWGTLAALDVNTGKWVWRRSLGRYPELGPAETGSENYGGAVVTKGGLLFIGATVFDRRFRAFDKRSGRLLWSTQLPAAGLATPATYAVGGRQFVVIAAGGGKDPKHAPGGKIIAFALRK
- a CDS encoding GGDEF domain-containing protein encodes the protein MAQVDRQAGALLQRERDLLAQRGYEADERLAWTKYVALGGGLLVAALLASLIATMSLGVRRPLGRTLEAMEALGQGQVGQRLTARTGSDEFDRLASGYNRMADRLAQAVDDQRETDSRLQAANADLLAQHGALEARGQVIERLGEMAHRLQAARTDAELAQIIDCFVPQVLPGVAGALYAHNNSRNLLVRLAGWGVSDALPENFGPDDCWALRLGQGHVVLGDGREVACRHAVADAGAYRCEPLLAGGEVIGLLFLQGIIGSEEAFRLAALGENIASALVNHRLQRDLKEQTVRDALTGLHNRRYMEEALHLEIARAARAGSPLTFVMCDIDHFKRFNDEFGHDAGDTVLQLVGAAMREHFRDGDVACRFGGEEFAIIAPGASAEVLLPRIERLRTNIADLRPRQGNKLLGPISLSFGISEWHPPFGRENAPLIADADAALYRAKRAGRDRAIVADRLAA
- a CDS encoding CHASE3 domain-containing protein, translating into MFTSLISRVTAIGGLIATALLCLVAVLLQSSWSTRESFAWVSHSQQVIVVLDEALEELREAESGQRGYLLTHDERFATTVDQRLSDVSRQLDQLVRLTSDNALQNERAIAVRDAGSRKVAFTRESMRLARRGDFAVAVRGIAGGGDAN